A window of Elusimicrobiota bacterium contains these coding sequences:
- a CDS encoding phosphoribosylaminoimidazolesuccinocarboxamide synthase encodes MTTTSIIDKTNLPFKVWTRGKVRDVYDLGDKLLIVATDRISAYDFILPTAVPEKGKILCQTSNFWFDRLSSICPHHLIATRVADFPVEIRAACAGVDGRAVLVKKAKRVDVECVVRGYLAGSGWKEYQASQSVCGEKLPAGLVESSKLPTPIFTPATKAPDGEHDENISFKRMEERVGSGLAGRLKALSLRLFNEATHYAESRGFILADTKFEFGLIGGEIILIDEALTPDSSRFWDAAHYTPGKSQESFDKQFVRDYLNQIKWDRRPPAPALPADVVAKTHEKYMQAYQRLTGRAAL; translated from the coding sequence ATGACGACGACTTCCATCATCGATAAGACCAATCTTCCCTTTAAAGTTTGGACCCGGGGCAAGGTCCGGGACGTTTACGATTTGGGCGACAAGCTCCTGATCGTGGCCACGGACCGGATTTCGGCCTACGACTTCATCCTCCCCACGGCCGTGCCGGAAAAGGGGAAGATCCTCTGCCAAACGTCGAATTTTTGGTTCGACCGGCTCTCGTCCATCTGTCCCCACCATTTGATCGCCACCCGGGTGGCGGATTTCCCCGTTGAAATTCGGGCCGCCTGCGCCGGGGTGGACGGCCGGGCCGTGCTGGTCAAAAAAGCCAAACGCGTGGACGTGGAATGCGTGGTGCGGGGCTACCTGGCCGGGTCCGGTTGGAAGGAATACCAGGCGAGCCAAAGCGTGTGCGGGGAAAAATTGCCCGCGGGCCTGGTGGAATCCTCCAAATTGCCGACCCCCATTTTCACGCCCGCCACCAAGGCCCCCGACGGGGAGCACGATGAAAATATTTCGTTTAAGCGCATGGAGGAGCGGGTGGGGTCCGGTCTGGCCGGGCGGCTCAAGGCTCTGAGCCTCCGTCTTTTCAACGAGGCCACCCACTACGCCGAGTCCCGGGGCTTTATCCTGGCCGACACCAAATTCGAGTTCGGCCTGATCGGCGGCGAAATTATTCTGATCGACGAGGCCCTGACGCCCGACTCCTCCCGGTTTTGGGACGCCGCCCATTACACCCCTGGCAAATCCCAGGAGTCTTTCGATAAGCAGTTCGTCCGGGACTACCTGAACCAAATCAAATGGGACCGCCGTCCCCCGGCGCCGGCGCTTCCGGCCGACGTGGTCGCCAAGACCCACGAAAAATATATGCAGGCCTATCAGCGGCTGACCGGTCGGGCGGCCCTGTGA
- a CDS encoding phosphoribosylformylglycinamidine synthase subunit PurS gives MNWRVLVHTKPSFADHRGQGLAHEWRRAKLKGLKNIRTGQAYELLGDLDQSQAQRLAERLLTDPVTQVASVFPSDRVAPAPGSRLAEVWPKKGVSDPVAGTVVYAAQDLGVAGLAAVRSGQVYDFFGVVSPADVKRFCEEHLMNAMIQSVEVL, from the coding sequence GTGAACTGGCGCGTGTTGGTTCATACAAAACCCTCCTTCGCCGATCACCGGGGCCAGGGTTTGGCCCACGAATGGCGGCGGGCGAAACTGAAGGGCTTGAAAAACATCCGCACCGGCCAGGCCTATGAGCTTCTGGGCGACTTGGACCAATCGCAGGCTCAACGGCTGGCCGAGCGCCTGTTGACCGACCCCGTGACCCAAGTGGCTTCGGTTTTCCCGTCGGACCGGGTGGCCCCCGCGCCCGGGTCCCGCCTGGCCGAGGTGTGGCCCAAAAAAGGGGTGTCGGACCCCGTGGCGGGCACCGTGGTTTACGCCGCCCAGGACCTCGGCGTGGCCGGGCTCGCGGCCGTCCGTTCGGGCCAGGTTTATGATTTCTTCGGCGTCGTGTCCCCGGCGGACGTGAAACGCTTTTGCGAGGAGCATTTGATGAACGCCATGATCCAATCGGTGGAGGTGCTTTGA
- the purL gene encoding phosphoribosylformylglycinamidine synthase subunit PurL: MVAAPPSPLPGFLSLDAAALAALSKERGLSLNDAEMSAIQAYFKKQGRDPSEAELETLAQTWSEHCKHKTFRAAIHHVEQDEMGLKREREYKDLLKDTIVKVTDELKRPWCLSVFKDNAGIVDVGENEALAFKVETHNHPSALEPYGGAGTGLGGVIRDILGAGLGAKPIANSDVFCFGPLDKTADEKTGSGMSPRRIFHGVVSGVRDYGNRMGIPTVSGAVYFDEDFRENPLVFCGTLGIMPHNAIPKDVKPGDKIVMAGGRVGRDGIHGATFSSDSLTTGIPSSVVQIGNPIVQKKTMDVLLAARDRGLYRGITDCGAGGLSSAVGEMGEITGADVQLEKVPLKYQGLAPWEIWLSESQERMVFAVPPEKVDELVRLFADEDAEATVIGTFTDDGRLRVRHGVEVLVDVEMAFLHNGVPKRRMNSTWAPPKPEAFPAFQVGRKTVDLKKALLDILAQPTVASKEWIVRQYDHEVQGRTVVKPFVGPTAAGPSDAAVLQLRPTDRRGAALSCGLNPHQSRWDPYWMAASAIDEAVRNLIAVGARPDRIAILDNFCGGNPYRPETLGELVRTAQACHDVARAYGTPFISGKDSLFNEFVDPKAGSRRSIPTTLLISALSLVDDVSKCVTMDFKKPGNYLYVLGETRDELGGSRYGIWRNSRGGAVPRLDPSATWPIYEKLAQAIGEGLVAACHDCSEGGLGVSLAEMAFGGGLGAHVDLRKVPVFADLANERRTDKILFSESNGRFVLEVPAKARRGFNALFKNAPVAVVGQVREAPRLDLTGSDGKSLSWSIKDLEKAWRGGIRP; the protein is encoded by the coding sequence ATGGTCGCCGCCCCCCCGTCCCCGCTGCCCGGTTTCCTCTCCCTCGACGCCGCCGCCCTGGCGGCGCTCAGCAAGGAGCGCGGATTGTCTCTGAACGACGCCGAGATGTCCGCCATCCAGGCCTACTTTAAAAAGCAAGGCCGCGATCCCTCCGAGGCGGAACTCGAAACCCTGGCCCAAACCTGGTCCGAGCACTGCAAACACAAAACCTTCCGGGCCGCCATCCACCACGTCGAACAGGACGAGATGGGATTGAAGCGCGAGCGGGAATACAAGGATTTGCTCAAGGACACCATCGTCAAGGTGACCGACGAGCTCAAACGCCCCTGGTGCCTTTCGGTGTTCAAAGACAACGCGGGCATCGTTGATGTCGGCGAAAACGAAGCCCTGGCTTTCAAAGTCGAAACCCACAACCACCCCTCGGCCCTGGAACCCTACGGCGGCGCCGGCACGGGCCTGGGCGGGGTGATCCGGGACATTCTGGGCGCGGGCCTGGGCGCCAAGCCCATCGCCAATTCCGACGTCTTCTGTTTCGGTCCCTTGGACAAAACGGCCGACGAAAAAACCGGCTCCGGCATGTCCCCCCGGCGGATTTTCCACGGCGTGGTTTCCGGCGTCCGGGATTACGGCAACCGCATGGGGATTCCCACGGTGAGCGGCGCGGTCTATTTCGACGAGGATTTTCGGGAGAACCCTCTGGTCTTCTGCGGCACCCTCGGGATCATGCCCCACAACGCCATCCCCAAAGACGTGAAACCCGGGGACAAAATCGTCATGGCGGGGGGGCGCGTGGGGCGGGACGGCATCCACGGCGCGACCTTCTCCTCGGACAGCTTGACCACCGGGATCCCCTCCAGCGTCGTTCAAATCGGCAACCCCATTGTGCAGAAAAAAACCATGGACGTCCTTTTGGCCGCCCGGGACCGGGGCCTCTACCGGGGCATCACGGACTGCGGCGCAGGCGGACTCTCCTCGGCCGTGGGCGAAATGGGGGAAATCACCGGAGCCGACGTTCAATTGGAAAAAGTGCCCCTCAAATACCAGGGCCTGGCCCCCTGGGAAATTTGGCTGTCGGAATCCCAGGAGCGCATGGTTTTCGCGGTACCCCCGGAGAAAGTGGACGAGTTGGTCCGTCTTTTCGCCGACGAGGACGCCGAGGCCACGGTGATCGGCACCTTCACCGACGACGGACGACTTCGGGTGCGCCACGGGGTCGAGGTGCTGGTCGACGTGGAGATGGCGTTTTTGCACAACGGCGTTCCCAAGCGGCGCATGAACTCCACCTGGGCGCCGCCCAAACCCGAGGCCTTCCCCGCTTTCCAGGTCGGGCGGAAAACCGTCGATTTGAAAAAAGCCCTCCTGGACATTCTGGCCCAGCCGACGGTGGCCAGCAAGGAATGGATCGTGCGGCAATACGACCACGAGGTCCAGGGCCGCACGGTGGTGAAACCCTTCGTGGGCCCCACCGCCGCGGGCCCCAGCGACGCCGCCGTTTTGCAGTTGCGGCCCACGGACCGTCGCGGCGCCGCGTTGTCGTGCGGCTTGAATCCCCACCAAAGCCGTTGGGACCCCTATTGGATGGCGGCCTCGGCCATCGACGAGGCGGTGCGCAACTTGATCGCCGTGGGCGCCCGCCCCGATCGCATCGCCATTTTGGACAATTTCTGCGGGGGCAACCCCTACCGCCCGGAAACCCTGGGCGAGCTGGTTCGCACGGCCCAGGCCTGTCACGACGTGGCCCGGGCCTACGGCACGCCGTTCATTTCCGGCAAGGACAGCCTGTTTAACGAGTTCGTGGACCCCAAGGCCGGGAGCCGCCGAAGCATCCCCACGACGCTTTTAATTTCGGCCCTTTCCCTCGTGGACGACGTGTCCAAGTGCGTGACCATGGATTTCAAAAAACCCGGAAACTACCTTTACGTTCTGGGCGAAACCCGGGACGAGCTCGGCGGTTCCCGCTACGGCATTTGGCGCAACAGCCGAGGCGGCGCCGTGCCCCGCCTGGACCCCTCCGCCACCTGGCCGATCTACGAAAAATTGGCCCAGGCCATCGGCGAGGGTTTGGTGGCCGCCTGCCACGATTGCTCCGAGGGCGGCCTGGGCGTGTCCCTGGCCGAGATGGCCTTCGGCGGGGGCCTCGGGGCCCACGTGGATCTTCGGAAGGTTCCGGTGTTCGCCGACCTCGCCAACGAACGGCGGACCGACAAAATCCTTTTCTCCGAATCCAACGGGCGCTTTGTTCTCGAAGTGCCCGCCAAGGCGCGCCGGGGGTTCAACGCCCTTTTCAAAAACGCCCCGGTCGCCGTGGTGGGCCAAGTGCGGGAGGCCCCCCGGTTGGACCTGACCGGCTCCGACGGAAAATCCCTTTCGTGGTCCATTAAAGACCTGGAAAAAGCCTGGCGTGGAGGAATACGCCCATGA
- the purQ gene encoding phosphoribosylformylglycinamidine synthase I, translating to MTVKALVLRSPGTNCDGESVWALEAAGAAPERIHVNALLRGEARLKDFGVLVFPGGFSFGDDIASGKVLANRVVYRLREQMDEFLRLGRPVIGICNGFQVLVKAGLLPGDDKPWDGSVQATLTDNDSGRFECRWIFLKTASRKSFWVKGLPEVFPLPVAHGEGKFVPASAGLLNQWEKKGQVVFRYVDARGRKPAYPANPNGSTREVAGVTNAAGNILGLMPHPERNSFPFQHSHWTRVKPLPKTGVGLQIFKNAVRYAAQVN from the coding sequence ATGACCGTCAAAGCCCTGGTTCTCCGGTCGCCCGGCACCAATTGCGACGGCGAATCCGTGTGGGCGCTTGAAGCCGCCGGCGCCGCGCCCGAGCGGATTCACGTGAACGCGCTTTTGCGCGGCGAGGCGCGCCTGAAAGACTTCGGCGTTCTGGTGTTTCCCGGCGGTTTTTCCTTCGGGGACGACATCGCCTCCGGGAAAGTGCTGGCCAACCGCGTGGTGTACCGTCTGCGGGAGCAAATGGACGAATTCCTGCGACTGGGCCGTCCGGTGATCGGCATTTGCAACGGGTTCCAGGTGTTGGTCAAAGCGGGCCTTTTGCCCGGCGACGACAAGCCCTGGGACGGCAGCGTCCAGGCCACCTTGACCGACAACGATTCCGGCCGCTTCGAATGCCGGTGGATTTTCCTCAAAACCGCGTCCCGCAAAAGTTTTTGGGTCAAGGGCCTGCCGGAGGTGTTCCCCCTGCCCGTGGCCCACGGGGAAGGCAAATTCGTGCCCGCGTCGGCCGGCCTCCTAAATCAATGGGAAAAGAAGGGCCAGGTCGTGTTCCGTTACGTGGACGCCCGGGGCCGGAAGCCGGCCTACCCGGCCAACCCGAACGGGTCGACCCGGGAAGTGGCCGGGGTCACCAACGCCGCCGGAAATATTTTGGGCCTTATGCCCCACCCGGAGCGCAATTCTTTCCCGTTCCAGCATTCCCATTGGACCCGAGTCAAACCCCTGCCCAAAACCGGCGTCGGGCTCCAGATTTTCAAGAACGCGGTTCGTTACGCCGCCCAAGTGAATTAA
- the dauA gene encoding C4-dicarboxylic acid transporter DauA: MPHRYSDGRHGGTARWRWSSALRESWRLGYGFSDFRSDLLAGAVVALVAIPLAMALAIASGVPPQYGLYTAVVAGTVVPLLGGSRFQVTGPTAAFVVILAPVASRFGLGGLLVAGLMAGGLLLAMGFFRLGGLIQFIPRTVTAGFTAGIGFVIAVLQLKDFFGLQVAALPDRFVERVAALLHAAPTFRPAELGVGAGTLVLLVGWPKVSKRIPGPLVALAAAAAAVLALERLFPGLEIATIARRFHFEENGRLWDGIPQILPSFRAPWSFPGPGGAPLTFNFSLIESLAPSALAIALLAAIESLLSAVVADGMAGTRHNPDAELAALGVGNLLGPFLGGIPATGAIARTATNIRSGARSPLAAVFHGVFILGAILLAAPLLGRVPMASLAALLLLVAYHMSELRHVRYLLNVAPRSDVAVLLLCFGLTVIFDMVVGVSVGIVLASLLFMRRMSSVTRGRPLTGEAGAKGVPPPPGFALYEIAGPMFFGAIDNAIDAIASVDRSVRGVLFLMDKVPVMDVSGLVALESAIRKLSAESKLSVLVGAHGQPQSLIGKSHFLSTERRLIRHVPDRPSADREAQAYLTGAATPLATEARR; encoded by the coding sequence ATGCCCCACCGTTACTCGGACGGTCGCCACGGCGGAACGGCCCGATGGCGATGGTCCTCGGCGCTTCGGGAGTCCTGGCGGTTGGGCTACGGCTTTTCGGATTTCCGGTCGGACCTGTTGGCCGGTGCCGTCGTGGCGTTGGTCGCGATTCCCCTGGCCATGGCCTTGGCCATCGCGAGCGGCGTTCCTCCGCAATACGGTCTTTACACCGCGGTGGTGGCGGGGACGGTGGTTCCGCTTTTGGGCGGGTCTCGGTTCCAGGTGACGGGCCCGACCGCGGCCTTCGTGGTGATTCTGGCGCCGGTGGCGAGCCGGTTCGGCTTGGGGGGCCTTCTGGTGGCGGGCCTGATGGCCGGCGGGCTTCTCCTCGCGATGGGCTTTTTTCGGCTCGGGGGTTTGATCCAGTTCATTCCTCGGACGGTGACGGCGGGTTTCACGGCGGGCATCGGGTTTGTCATCGCCGTTCTCCAGTTAAAGGATTTTTTCGGTCTCCAGGTCGCCGCTCTCCCGGATCGGTTCGTGGAGCGCGTGGCCGCGCTTCTCCACGCGGCCCCGACCTTTCGCCCGGCGGAGCTGGGCGTCGGCGCCGGCACGCTGGTCCTGTTGGTGGGGTGGCCCAAGGTCAGCAAGCGAATCCCCGGGCCCCTGGTGGCGCTGGCGGCCGCGGCGGCGGCGGTCTTGGCGTTGGAGCGCTTGTTCCCCGGGCTTGAAATCGCGACGATCGCCCGGCGTTTTCATTTTGAGGAAAACGGCCGCCTTTGGGACGGCATCCCTCAAATCCTGCCGTCCTTTCGTGCGCCGTGGTCTTTCCCCGGCCCCGGCGGCGCGCCCCTGACCTTTAATTTTTCGCTGATCGAATCCCTCGCGCCCTCGGCGTTGGCCATCGCTCTTCTGGCCGCCATCGAGTCTCTGTTGTCGGCGGTGGTGGCCGACGGCATGGCCGGCACGCGTCACAACCCCGACGCGGAACTGGCGGCTCTGGGGGTGGGAAACCTCCTCGGGCCCTTTCTGGGGGGCATCCCGGCCACGGGGGCCATCGCGCGCACGGCGACCAACATTCGAAGCGGCGCCCGTTCGCCCTTGGCGGCGGTGTTCCACGGCGTATTCATTTTGGGGGCGATCTTGCTGGCCGCGCCGCTTTTGGGCCGGGTGCCCATGGCGTCGTTGGCGGCGCTCCTGTTGTTGGTCGCCTATCACATGTCCGAGCTCCGCCACGTCCGCTATTTGTTGAACGTCGCCCCCCGAAGCGACGTGGCCGTGTTGCTGTTGTGCTTCGGCCTCACGGTGATTTTCGATATGGTGGTGGGCGTTTCGGTGGGCATCGTTCTGGCGTCTCTCTTGTTCATGCGGCGCATGTCCTCCGTCACCCGGGGGCGCCCCCTGACGGGCGAGGCCGGCGCCAAAGGCGTCCCGCCACCGCCGGGTTTCGCGCTTTACGAGATCGCCGGGCCCATGTTTTTCGGAGCCATCGACAACGCCATCGACGCCATCGCTTCCGTCGACCGGAGCGTGCGGGGCGTGTTGTTTTTGATGGACAAGGTCCCCGTTATGGACGTGTCGGGCCTGGTGGCCTTGGAAAGCGCCATTCGCAAATTGTCGGCGGAGAGCAAGTTGTCGGTTCTGGTGGGGGCGCACGGGCAACCCCAGTCGTTGATCGGCAAGTCCCATTTTTTGAGCACCGAACGGCGCTTGATCCGCCACGTTCCCGACCGCCCGTCGGCGGACCGGGAAGCCCAGGCGTATCTGACGGGCGCCGCCACCCCTTTGGCCACGGAGGCAAGACGATGA
- a CDS encoding amidophosphoribosyltransferase translates to MNGVTRDPLDVPREECGVFGIYNHKEAARLAYLGLQQLQHRGQESAGIVTSDGNRFFAHVSMGLVADVFKPEALDRLKGRMAVGHVRYATAGSSSLANAQPIVVTTARGPIAIGHNGNLTNAMTLRKKMESLGSIFQTSSDTEVILHLMAKSPAREIVTALKDALSQVTGAYSLVIQTTKSLYAVRDPWGVRPLHLGRLNGSIVVASETCAFDIIGAKLVREVKPGEIVAIDHRGARTVAQMPSPAKAHCVFEYVYFARPDSHIFGKSVYEVRREMGRQLAREAPAKADIVVAVPDSANVAAVGYADESGIPLEIGLIRSHYRGRTFIEPKQSIRDFGARMKYAAVVEALKGRRVVVIDDSIVRGTTSRKLIRMLRHSGAREIHLRISSPPIMGPCFYGIDTPQARELIATRMNVERIRQYLNTDSLKYLSLEGMLKATGRNPKEFCTACFNTRYPIPVEDAGRVA, encoded by the coding sequence ATGAATGGTGTGACCCGCGATCCCCTGGACGTTCCCCGCGAAGAGTGCGGCGTGTTCGGCATTTACAACCACAAAGAAGCCGCGCGTTTGGCCTATTTGGGGCTTCAGCAGCTGCAGCACCGCGGGCAGGAGTCCGCCGGCATCGTGACCTCCGACGGCAACCGGTTTTTCGCCCACGTGTCCATGGGTCTCGTGGCGGACGTGTTTAAACCCGAAGCCCTCGACCGTTTGAAGGGCCGGATGGCCGTGGGCCACGTGCGCTACGCCACGGCGGGTTCCTCCTCCCTGGCCAACGCCCAGCCCATCGTCGTCACCACGGCCCGGGGGCCCATCGCGATCGGACACAACGGCAACTTGACCAACGCCATGACCCTGCGAAAAAAAATGGAGTCTCTCGGGTCCATTTTCCAAACGTCGTCGGACACCGAGGTGATCCTCCACCTGATGGCCAAATCCCCGGCCCGGGAAATCGTGACGGCGCTCAAAGACGCCCTGAGCCAGGTGACCGGCGCCTATTCCCTCGTCATTCAAACCACCAAATCCCTCTACGCCGTGCGGGACCCCTGGGGCGTGCGGCCCCTCCATTTGGGCCGTTTGAACGGCTCCATCGTGGTGGCCTCGGAAACCTGCGCTTTCGACATCATCGGGGCCAAATTGGTGCGCGAGGTGAAACCCGGGGAAATCGTCGCCATCGACCACCGGGGCGCCCGCACCGTGGCCCAGATGCCGAGCCCCGCCAAGGCCCACTGCGTGTTTGAATACGTCTATTTCGCCCGCCCGGACAGCCATATTTTCGGAAAAAGCGTCTACGAAGTCCGCCGGGAAATGGGCCGTCAGTTGGCCCGGGAGGCCCCGGCCAAAGCGGACATCGTGGTCGCCGTGCCGGACTCCGCCAACGTGGCCGCCGTCGGCTACGCCGACGAATCCGGCATCCCCCTGGAAATCGGTTTGATCCGAAGCCACTACCGGGGCCGGACTTTCATCGAACCCAAGCAGTCCATCCGGGATTTCGGCGCCCGGATGAAATACGCCGCCGTGGTCGAGGCCCTCAAGGGCCGTCGGGTGGTCGTGATCGACGATTCCATCGTGCGGGGAACCACCAGCCGCAAATTGATCCGCATGCTGCGCCACTCCGGCGCCCGGGAAATTCATTTGCGGATCAGTTCGCCGCCCATCATGGGCCCCTGCTTCTACGGCATCGACACCCCCCAGGCCCGGGAGCTCATCGCCACCCGCATGAACGTCGAGCGGATCCGGCAGTATCTCAACACCGACAGCCTGAAATATTTGAGTCTGGAAGGCATGCTCAAAGCCACCGGGCGGAACCCCAAGGAATTCTGCACCGCGTGCTTCAATACCCGTTATCCCATTCCGGTGGAAGACGCCGGGAGGGTCGCGTGA
- the purD gene encoding phosphoribosylamine--glycine ligase, which translates to MKVLVVGSGGREHALVWALRKSGGVSEVYCAPGNAGISGLATIPSLDLHKAKDILRFAKEKEIGLAIIGPEAPLVEGLADDLRRGGLAVFGPGKAAARLEGSKVFSKNFMKAHGLPTADFRAFDRAETAEAFVKGEGRNTGFRVVKADGLAAGKGVVVAKNEEETLAAVRDMLVGKRFGAASQTILIEDTLVGEELSVMALTDGKTLVPLLATQDHKRVFDHDKGPNTGGMGAYGPVPQVSAETWRRIETEVFQRFLAGLAAEKLDYRGVIYFGLMLTAGGPQVLEFNVRFGDPETQVILPMGKGDWLPLFLNTAQGTLAGQSFVPRGGAAITVVMASGGYPGDFAKGKVITGLESLEGDKDVAVFHAGTTHDAQGRFVTSGGRVLAVTARGADLAGAREKAYAAVQKIAFEGAHFRRDIGARALPAVAGADRPNASKK; encoded by the coding sequence GTGAAAGTTCTCGTCGTCGGATCCGGCGGACGGGAACACGCCCTCGTCTGGGCTCTCCGAAAAAGCGGCGGGGTGTCGGAAGTGTATTGCGCGCCCGGCAACGCGGGGATCAGCGGCCTGGCCACGATCCCGAGCCTGGACCTCCACAAAGCCAAGGACATTTTGCGATTCGCCAAGGAAAAGGAAATCGGCCTGGCGATCATCGGTCCCGAGGCCCCCTTGGTCGAGGGCTTGGCCGACGACCTGCGCCGGGGGGGGCTCGCGGTGTTCGGACCGGGCAAGGCGGCCGCCCGCCTGGAAGGCAGCAAGGTGTTCTCCAAGAATTTCATGAAAGCCCACGGCCTGCCCACGGCGGATTTTCGCGCTTTTGACCGGGCCGAGACCGCGGAGGCCTTTGTGAAGGGCGAAGGGCGGAACACGGGATTCCGCGTGGTCAAAGCCGACGGCCTCGCGGCCGGCAAGGGCGTCGTCGTCGCCAAAAACGAGGAGGAGACGCTGGCGGCCGTGCGGGACATGCTGGTCGGCAAGCGTTTCGGGGCCGCGTCCCAAACCATTTTGATCGAAGACACCCTGGTGGGCGAGGAATTGAGCGTCATGGCGCTCACCGACGGAAAAACGCTCGTGCCCCTTCTGGCGACCCAGGACCACAAGCGCGTTTTCGACCACGACAAAGGCCCCAACACCGGCGGCATGGGGGCCTACGGCCCGGTGCCCCAGGTCTCCGCCGAGACCTGGCGCCGCATCGAAACCGAGGTGTTCCAGCGGTTCCTGGCCGGATTGGCCGCCGAAAAGCTGGACTATCGCGGCGTCATTTATTTCGGCCTCATGCTGACCGCCGGCGGCCCCCAAGTGTTGGAGTTCAACGTCCGCTTCGGCGACCCGGAAACCCAGGTGATCCTGCCCATGGGCAAAGGCGATTGGCTGCCGCTCTTTTTGAACACCGCCCAGGGAACCCTGGCGGGCCAATCCTTCGTGCCGCGCGGCGGCGCCGCCATCACGGTGGTGATGGCGTCCGGGGGCTACCCCGGGGATTTCGCCAAGGGAAAAGTCATCACCGGTTTGGAGTCCCTGGAGGGCGACAAGGACGTGGCGGTTTTTCACGCGGGCACGACCCACGACGCCCAGGGCCGGTTTGTGACGAGCGGGGGACGCGTGCTGGCCGTGACGGCCCGGGGGGCCGATTTGGCCGGGGCCCGGGAGAAGGCCTACGCCGCCGTTCAAAAAATCGCCTTCGAAGGCGCGCATTTTCGGCGCGACATCGGCGCGCGGGCCCTCCCCGCCGTCGCCGGGGCCGACCGTCCGAACGCCTCGAAAAAATGA
- the pyrR gene encoding bifunctional pyr operon transcriptional regulator/uracil phosphoribosyltransferase PyrR, whose product MTAKRLFNEAEVRAAIGEIARGIYQRVPPPRSGWAIVGIQRRGVPLAQRLARSLEELGAPALPVGSLDITFYRDDMGETALHPVVHETELPFDLSGKILFLVDDVLYTGRTIRSALNELMDFGRPSRIYLVALVDRGHRELPIQADFVGKTVPTQKEERVDIHLTEIDGDDGVWLSPRAVKTA is encoded by the coding sequence ATGACCGCCAAGCGTCTCTTCAACGAAGCCGAGGTCCGCGCCGCCATCGGGGAAATCGCCCGGGGCATTTATCAGCGCGTTCCCCCGCCGCGCAGCGGCTGGGCCATTGTCGGCATTCAGCGCCGCGGGGTCCCCTTGGCCCAGCGGCTGGCCCGGTCGTTGGAAGAGCTCGGCGCCCCCGCCCTTCCCGTGGGCTCCCTCGACATCACGTTTTACCGCGACGACATGGGCGAAACCGCCCTCCACCCCGTGGTGCACGAAACCGAACTCCCCTTTGACTTGTCCGGCAAGATTCTCTTTTTGGTGGACGACGTTCTCTACACCGGGCGGACCATCCGGTCGGCCCTGAACGAACTGATGGATTTCGGCCGCCCGTCCCGCATTTACTTGGTCGCCCTCGTGGACCGCGGCCACCGGGAACTTCCCATTCAAGCCGACTTCGTCGGAAAAACCGTTCCGACCCAGAAAGAAGAGCGCGTCGACATCCACTTGACCGAAATCGACGGCGACGACGGCGTGTGGCTGTCCCCCCGGGCGGTGAAAACCGCGTGA
- a CDS encoding aspartate carbamoyltransferase catalytic subunit — protein MAVPPGGENRVKDLLGLESLTPAQIEHILDVARPMKSLFTRSIKKVPALRGKTVALLFFEASTRTRSSFELAAKRLSADTLSFASSTSSVTKGESLLDTAKTYEAMKVDFMVIRHAASGAPELVAQAVKARVINAGDGSHEHPTQGLLDIYTILEKKKRIDGLKVVIVGDILHSRVARSNLWGLTKLGAHVTVCGPSTLIPAGLSEVFGPKVSVSTRLDEALEGADVINVLRLQRERQQGDYFPTVREYTELFGLNTDRLRKAKPDCLVLHPGPMNRGVEISSEVADGPRSMILEQVTNGIAVRMAVLYVFANPEGLPATPPDGKQAAKAVTALKALE, from the coding sequence GTGGCTGTCCCCCCGGGCGGTGAAAACCGCGTGAAAGACCTCCTCGGCCTCGAATCGCTCACCCCCGCCCAAATCGAGCACATCCTCGACGTGGCGCGGCCCATGAAAAGTTTGTTCACCCGGTCCATCAAAAAAGTCCCCGCGCTCCGGGGCAAAACCGTCGCCCTCCTTTTTTTTGAAGCGTCGACCCGCACGCGAAGTTCCTTTGAACTCGCCGCCAAGCGGTTGTCCGCCGACACGTTGAGCTTCGCCTCTTCCACCAGCTCCGTGACCAAGGGCGAATCCCTTCTGGACACGGCCAAAACCTACGAAGCCATGAAGGTGGATTTCATGGTCATCCGCCACGCGGCGTCGGGCGCGCCCGAGCTGGTCGCCCAGGCGGTCAAAGCCCGGGTGATCAACGCCGGGGACGGCTCCCACGAACACCCGACCCAGGGCCTCTTGGACATTTACACGATCTTGGAAAAAAAGAAGCGCATCGACGGCCTGAAAGTCGTCATCGTGGGCGACATCCTCCATTCCCGGGTGGCGCGTTCGAACTTGTGGGGCCTCACGAAACTGGGCGCCCACGTCACGGTGTGCGGTCCCTCGACCCTCATCCCCGCGGGGTTGTCCGAGGTCTTCGGCCCCAAGGTCAGCGTGTCCACGCGGCTGGACGAAGCCCTGGAAGGGGCCGACGTCATCAACGTCCTGCGCCTTCAGCGGGAGCGCCAGCAGGGGGATTATTTTCCGACGGTGCGGGAGTACACGGAACTGTTCGGCCTCAACACCGACCGCCTGCGGAAAGCCAAGCCGGACTGCCTGGTGCTGCACCCCGGCCCCATGAACCGCGGGGTGGAGATTTCCTCGGAAGTGGCCGACGGTCCCCGGTCCATGATTTTGGAGCAGGTCACCAACGGCATCGCCGTGCGCATGGCCGTCCTCTACGTGTTCGCGAACCCCGAAGGGTTGCCCGCGACGCCCCCGGACGGCAAGCAGGCCGCCAAGGCCGTGACCGCCCTCAAGGCCCTCGAATGA